The following proteins are co-located in the Serinus canaria isolate serCan28SL12 chromosome 17, serCan2020, whole genome shotgun sequence genome:
- the SLC2A6 gene encoding solute carrier family 2, facilitated glucose transporter member 6, with product MEHRDREPLMRKTSSSYHTFPEGTARRLDKEYLRSLHNKRLYLAVFAAVLGNFSFGFALVYPSPVIPALEAHPSPALRLDQHTAPWFGSVFTLGAAAGGLSTMLLNDCLGRKLSIMFSALPSALGYVLLAGAQGLWMLLLGRVLTGYAGGVTSASIPVYISEISHPGVRGMLGACPQIMAVLGSLVLYALGLILDWRWLAVAGEVPVLAMVLLLCFMPNSPRFLLSQGKEEEALSSLCWLRGEDTDYAREYEQIKDSVRKQSRRVSCAELKDPFLYKPILISGVMRFLQQLSGVTCILVYLQPIFKKTSVILKAEYDAALVGLVRLSAVAIAAVSMDKAGRKILLFVSAGVMLVSNLTMGLYIHFEPASHNGTVANTTLVSSANLPAEPTNYITLIPLLATMFFIMGYAMGWGPITWLLMSEILPLKARGVASGLCVLVSWLTAFTLTQFFLPVVNAFGLEVPFLFFALISAGNILFTGCCVPETKGRSLEQIEAFFRTGRRSFLR from the exons ATGGAGCACAGGGACCGCGAGCCCCTGATGAGGAAAACGAGCTCCTCGTACCACACCTTCCCcgagggcactgccaggaggcTCGACAAGGAGTACCTGAG GAGCCTCCACAACAAGCGGCTCTACCTGGCTGTGTTTGCCGCTGTCCTGGGCAATTTCAGCTTCGGCTTCGCCCTGGTTTATCCTTCCCCCGTCATCCCTGCCCTGGAagctcatcccagccctgcgCTGCGGCTGGACCAGCACACAGCGCCCTGGTTCggg TCGGTGTTCACgctgggagcggcggcgggcgggctcAGCACGATGCTGCTCAACGACTGCCTGGGCCGCAAGCTGAGCATCATGTTCTCGGCTCTGCCCTCTGCGCTGGGCTACGTGCTGCTGGCCGGAGCCCAGGGcctctggatgctgctgctgggccgGGTACTGACTGGCTACGCCGGCGGAGTGACCTCCGCCTCCATCCCG GTTTACATCTCGGAGATCTCCCACCCGGGGGTCAGGGGGATGCTGGGTGCCTGTCCCCAGatcatggcagtgctgggttccCTTGTCCTGTATGCACTGG ggctgatCCTGGACTGGCGCTGGCTGGCCGTGGCCGGGGAGGTGCCAGTGCTTGCCATggtcctcctgctctgcttcatGCCCAACTCGCCCCggttcctgctctcccagggcaaggaggaggaggccctgagctccctgtgctggctgaggggTGAGGACACAGATTATGCCCGGGAGTACGAGCAGATCAAGGACAGCGTGAGGAAGCAG AGCCGTCGGgtttcctgtgctgagctcaAGGACCCCTTCCTTTACAAGCCCATCCTGATTTCGGGGGTGATGCggttcctgcagcagctctcgGGGGTCACCTGCATCCTCGTGTACCTGCAGCCAATATTCAAGAAAACATCTGTCATCCTG AAAGCAGAGTACGATGCAGCTCTGGTTGGCCTGGTGCGTCTGTCCGCGGTGGCCATCGCTGCTGTGTCCATGGACAAAGCTGGCAGGAAGATTCTCCTGTTTGTATCAG CTGGTGTCATGTTGGTCTCCAACCTGACCATGGGGCTCTACATCCACTTTGAGCCAGCTTCCCACAATGGCACCGTGGCCAACACCACCCTGGTGAGCTCTGCCAACCTCCCTGCTGAGCCAACAAACTACATCACCCTCATCCCCCTCCTGGCAACCATGTTCTTCATCATGG gTTATGCCATGGGCTGGGGCCCCATCACTTGGCTGCTGATGTCGGAGATTCTCCCTCTCAAAGCCCGTGGGGTCGCCTCAGGCCTCTGTGTGCTTGTGAGCTGGCTGACAGCCTTCACCCTGACCCAGTTCTTCCTCCCAGTTGTG AATGCCTTCGGCCTCGAGGTGCCCTTCCTGTTCTTCGCTCTCATCAGTGCTGGGAACATCTTATTCACAGGCTGCTGTGTCCCTGAAACCAAAGGCAGGTCCCTGGAGCAGATTGAGGCCTTTTTCAGGACTGGCAGGAGATCCTTCCTGAGGTAG